A section of the Micromonas commoda chromosome 14, complete sequence genome encodes:
- the ALH gene encoding aldehyde dehydrogenase (based on similarity to database - low identity while many ALH seem to have high identities to one another.): PTTNARLSSIHVAAWPHVDAAILRAQKVQARWAKVPGDERVRIVLAIADAIAKNSTHLGNLLTLEVGKVPSESLGELQEIAEVAAAIGERRDECGGSLAHPIRRYESRDQTRKSLGWYGEERALPIGIVGKTTAFNFPYAPFAWGALPALATGNGVVWKPHPKATLCAMALTEVIDDVLRTNGGFSGLVTCVDAGDDEALTRRMWRDGRFAMWECTGGEAMGEALLKSLASEGTRRLGVRTLLELGGNNAVIVHADADVAQAVESVLFGATGTAGQRCTSTRVAYVHDDVYNYFERLLVAGYKQELRIGDPFTPGVNVGPVFHADAVGRFKRGVDGCIAEGSILVCGGRALGGNFVEPTLFRAPGFNHPPTAAELFSPVLHLVRYRSGQLPDVVNDINRGGHGLSAGVFTGDEDVFETVASALRVGIVNLNYGTSGAEAGENFGGEGRTGGGRQMGPNMFRTYTR, translated from the exons CCCACCACGAACGCCCGCCTCTCATCcatccacgtcgccgcctggccccacgtcgacgccgcgatcctTCGCGCCCAAAAGGTGCAGGCGAGATGGGCGAAAGTCCCCGGAGACGAACGCGTGCGTATCGTCctggccatcgcggacgccatcgcgaaaAACTCGACGCACCTCGGTAACCTCCTGACGCTGGAGGTGGGCAAAGTGCCGAGCGAGTCCTTAGGGGAGCTGCAGGAGATTGCggaagtcgccgccgccatcggcgagcgtcgcgacgaatGCGGCGGATCTCTCGCACATCCCATTCGCCGGTACGAGTCGCGCGACCAAACGCGAAAGTCGCTCGGCTGGtacggcgaggaacgcgcctTACCCATCGGTATCGTCGGGAAGACCACCGCGTTCAACTTTCCGtacgcgccgttcgcgtggGGGGCGCTtccggcgttggcgacgggTAACGGCGTCGTgtg GAAGCCGCATCCAAAAGCGACTCTGTGCGCGATGGCGCTGACCGaggtcatcgacgacgtgctccGAACCAACGGCGGCTTCTCCGGGCTCGTGacgtgcgtcgacgcgggcgacgacgaggcgttgACGCGACGGATGTGGCGCGACGGCAGGTTCGCGATGTGGGAGtgcaccggcggcgaggcgatggGCGAGGCACTTCTCAAATCGCTCGCGTCTGAGGGCACACGCCGCTTGGGCGTTCGGACCCTCCTCGAGTTGGGGGGTAACAACGCGGTCATCgtgcacgccgacgccgacgtcgcgcaggCGGTCGAGTCGGTGTTgttcggcgcgacgggcacggCGGGCCAGCGGTGCACGTCCACCAGGGTCGCGTACGTGCACGACGACGTGTACAACTACTTCGAGAGGCTTCTCGTGGCTGGGTACAAGCAGGAGCTTCGCATCGGGGACCCGTTCACGCCCGGCGTGAACGTCGGCCCGGTGTtccacgcggacgcggtgggaAGGTTTAAACGAGGCGTGGACGGATGCATCGCGGAAGGGTCGATTCTCGTatgcggcggccgcgcgctcggcggtaATTTTGTCGAGCCGACGCTGTTCCGCGCCCCGGGATTTAACCAcccgccgaccgccgccgagctcttcTCACCGGTGCTCCACCTCGTGCGGTACAGGTCCGGCCAGTTACCGGACGTGGTGAACGATATcaaccgcggcggacacgggctctccgccggcgtcttcaccggcgacgaggacgtcttcgagacggtggcgagcgcgttACGGGTCGGGATCGTGAACCTCAACTACGGCAcgtccggcgccgaggctggcgagaacttcggcggcgagggtcgaACGGGGGGCGGGCGTCAGATGGGACCGAACATGTTCCGGACGTACACGAGG
- a CDS encoding predicted protein, with product GALLLRGFPIKTPQDFANLTEALGWPNFGYEASGGNAVRRNVVGDRVFTANESPPDKVIPFHHELAQTTRYPHRVAFFCENPAMRGGATPLLDSGNAYARLRSEFPEGLAELQKKGVRYTRVMTVDDRPHSAIGRGWSDTFGVSTPQELEAKLASSGDKLEWLGVSLSHLGVDGDRYPVRHYTDVRPAVLVDPSDPERRPRFFNQILAAHAGWRDELNAPGASVVLGDGTPMRQDMLDAMERIFREESVAVQWRAGDVMLINNLQVMHARETFVDGEAPRRVLASL from the exons GGCGCCCTGCTCCTCCGAGGCTTCCCAATCAAAACCCCGCAAGACTTTGCCAACCtcaccgaggcgctcgggTGGCCGAACTTTGGCTACGAGGCGTCGGGCGGCAACGCCGTGCGCAggaacgtcgtcggcgaccgcgtgTTCACCGCGAACGAGTCCCCGCCGGATAAGGTGATACCCTTCCACCACGAGCTGGCGCAGACGACGAGGTACCCGCATCGGGTGGCGTTTTTTTGCGAGAATCCCGCCATGCGGGGCGGAGCCACGCCCCTCCTCGACTCCGGCAACGCGTACGCCCGTCTGCGCAGCGAGTTCCCCGAggggctcgccgagctccagAAGAAAGGCGTGCGTTACACGCGCGTGATGACCGTGGACGAcag GCCGCACTCTGCCATCGGCCGCGGATGGTCCGACACCTTCGGCGTCTCCACCccgcaggagctcgaggcgaagctcgcgtcgagcggggATAAGCTCGAGTGGCTCGGGGTGTCCCTGTcgcacctcggcgtcgacggcgacaggTACCCCGTCCGCCACTACACTGACGTACGTCCCGCCGTGCTCGTCGACCCGAGCGACCCGGAGCGAAGACCACGGTTTTTTAACCAAAttctcgccgcgcacgcgggaTGGAGAGACGAGCTcaacgcgccgggcgcgtccgtcgtcctcggcgacggcaccccgaTGCGTCAGGACATGCTGGACGCCATGGAACGCATCTTCCGCGAGGAGAGCGTGGCGGTGCAGTGGAGAGCGGGCGACGTCATGCTCATCAACAACCTGCAGGTGATGCACGCGAGGGAGACGTTCGTGGAcggggaggcgccgcggcgggtgctcgcgtcgctg
- a CDS encoding predicted protein, which yields MLASTSTPRRATAPRGFGFPDVTSRNRAFSTFGTRRPRLASARTFRVAAKSSRPSLRGAANGAENESSGTLDAENGYWRVEAASVQRARGTLRRISEFAGERTTDGIGDAHLAAALARDHDLIRAIDDAGALHDRLIHSQGLCGGRCYATLLALDEDSLRARLTKDVLNFYPEDGTQPFVPLAARGPWIVTAHGAVVYDAGGYGMTGFGHSPDDLLDAVGRPEVMANVMTGSFAQADLTHALRREIGRNWRGANRGRMMVTNEKDAEDDDAAWTNQLEHPYASFACLNSGSEAVTLALRVTDVRARTEIDVKGKTPVFIALKGSFHGRTNRAGTVSHATHGLYAEELASFRPGNWREPSKSKGAFDVDDFFRAETQTSKDEFTAEDADDECDSDFAHPFYDSWKDCWQHKRRKDDVEALRGAGRDANQREGFDTDESFQPPPCLFVEPNDVQTLVNTFDACDRAGLFVEAMILEPCMGEGDPGRMITREFYDEARRLTKARGTFLVVDSVQAGLRATGDLSLVDWPRFASCEPPDFEVFSKALNGGQFPLSVVAFSERARDAYKTGIYGNTMTFNPRAARVGTAALRAMTPARRANVVERGKELLSALEDLVRRYPSHLDRAAGSGLLAAVHCAPSVRVTGDGGLEERCRRAGLNAVHGGENALRFTPWFDMSTEEVRLLANVVEEALLGWMRDNGEGNDGVDVAKPRDSFSTAAYASAYGFGSTKTPKEARFAKFDKAKFDPPDIELKAKNYDGTLRDSAKTRVARRVIDAAVGKYLARNPKVRAVASSVRAAAAASSSSEGVKFTGTYAPSDGDCEGLPLDHVAFRTFALPNMGIDAVAGLFTSLGYVEASDPGKLGDGPMRFPEKKVSARWFRPPDATPPLPRIFISELDVSDLSNAARATIEAYVGGTGDGEHGMLFSTQSASAALPYDTRRGARKKEKKKSKVRYPGAFADPDFHKDTFECVLDLIEDVYATAGDHAAGVASHMCCDGWDTPWDVRGIAKADFDLLTNESEYAAWTLVNGYAVNHVAIAAHRLPLESGIGDLRSLNAFLQGDVPAARLVPVTPPGDSPGPGDSPAVSDSEDDAEKAVIRREIGGYGEIPEERCFSERWEKFGEDGLYRFIVDPVACPTSGGPPNEWNDFEDEDDQTVDQTEPGSGVDAFTRVSPDGGLLQSSISADVRLVKLFDERVGSLVECAVPGGYLEIVQRRPLDPNAISANVPAQSLGDSALRDGFHEGNANGIFESTFRANTHPRAKGAADAGKGGGGEVGKGAKSSAVSWSLRRVRSAEKERDTFFVDADCDPSDEECHYAF from the exons ATgctcgcgtcgacctcgaccccccgccgcgcgaccgctccgcgcgggttcgggttTCCGGACGTGACGTCGCGTAACCGCGCGTTCTCAACCTTtgggacgcgtcgccctcgcctcgcgagcgccaggaccttccgcgtcgccgccaaatCGTCGAGacccagcctccgcggcgcagcgAACGGGGCCGAGAACGAAAGCTCCGggaccctcgacgccgagaatGGGTACtggcgcgtcgaggccgcgagcgtccagcgcgcgcgcggcaccCTGCGGAGGATATCCGAgttcgccggcgagcgcacGACCGACGGCATAG gcgacgcgcacctcgcggccgcgctcgcccgtgACCACGACCTCATCcgcgccatcgacgacgccggagcccTCCACGACCGCCTCATCCACTCGCAGGGGCTCTGCGGCGGAAGGTGCTACGCCACtctcctcgcgctggacgaggaTTCCCTCCGCGCGAGACTCACCAAGGACGTGCTCAACTTTTACCCCGAGGATGGCACGCAACCCTTCgtgcccctcgccgcgcgcggtccctggatcgtcaccgcgcacggcgccgtggtgtacgacgccggcggctaCGGCATGACCGGCTTCGGGCACTCGCCCGACGACTtactcgacgccgtgggtCGGCCCGAGGTGATGGCCAACGTCATGACTGGGTCATTCGCGCAGGCGGATCTCACGCAcgcgctgcgccgcgagATTGGACGCAACTGGCGAGGCGCCAATAGGGGCCGAATGATGGTGACGAacgagaaggacgccgaggacgacgacgccgcgtggacGAACCAGCTGGAACACCCGTACGCATCCTTCGCGTGCCTCAACAGCGGCAGCGAAGCCGTGACGCTGGCGCTTCGAGTCACCGACGttcgcgcgaggacggagaTCGACGTCAAGGGCAAGACGCCGGTGTTCATCGCCCTGAAGGGGTCGTTCCACGGCCGGACGAACAGGGCGGGGACGGTgtcgcacgcgacgcacggcctctacgccgaggagctcgcgtcgtttCGTCCCGGGAATTGGAGGGAACCTTCCAAGTCCAAGGGCgccttcgacgtcgacgacttTTTCCGCGCCGAGACCCAAACCTCCAAAGACGAGTTCACTGCCGAagatgccgacgacgagtgcGACTCCGACTTTGCTCACCCCTTCTACGACAGCTGGAAGGACTGCTGGCAGCACAAGCGCCGtaaggacgacgtcgaggcgcttcGAGGCGCCGGTCGGGACGCGAACCAACGCGAGGGCTTCGATACCGACGAGTCGTTCCAACCGCCCCCGTGCCTCTTCGTCGAACCCAACGACGTCCAAACGCTCGTGAACACcttcgacgcgtgcgaccgcgcggggctGTTCGTGGAGGCGATGATCCTCGAGCCGTGCATGGGGGAGGGAGACCCGGGGCGGATGATCACGAGGGAGTTTtacgacgaggcgcggcggctcacGAAGGCGCGCGGGACGTTCCTG GTGGTGGACTCCGTGCAAGCCGGGCTtcgcgccaccggcgacCTGTCGCTGGTGGACTGGCCGCGGTTCGCCAGCTGCGAACCGCCCGACTTTGAGGTCTTCTCCAAGGCTCTGAACGGCGGGCAGTTCCcgctctccgtcgtcgccttctccgaacgagcgcgagacGCGTACAAGACG GGAATCTACGGCAACACGATGACGTTTAACCCCCGAGCCGCGAGGGTGGGAACCGCGGCGCTTCGAGCcatgacgcccgcgcgccgcgccaacGTGGTCGAGCGCGGGAAAGAGCTGCTGTCGGCGCTGGAAGACCTCGTGCGCAG GTACCCGTCCCACctggaccgcgccgccgggtccggtctcctcgccgcggtgcactGCGCGCCGTCCGTGCGCGtgacgggcgacggcggcctcgaggagcggtgccgccgcgcggggctcaACGCCGTGCACGGGGGCGAAAACGCGCTTCGTTTCACGCCGTGGTTCGACATGTCCACCGAAGAggttcgcctcctcgcgaacgtcgtcgaggaagcCCTGCTGGGTTGGATGCGCGATAACGGGGAGGGGAACGACGGGGTTGACGTCGCGAAACCGCGAGATTCCttctccacggcggcgtacgcgagcGCGTACGGTTTCGGTTCCACGAAAACCCCGAAGGAGGCTCGGTTCGCCAAGTTTGACAAAGCCAAGTTTGACCCGCCGGATAtcgagctcaaggcgaaaAACTACGACGGCACGCTCCGCGACTCCGCGaagacgcgcgtcgcgcgacgcgtcatcgacgcggcggtgggcaaGTACCTCGCGAGGAACCCCAAGGTGagggcggtcgcgtcgtcggtgcgagcggcggcggcggcgtcgtcctcctccgaaGGGGTTAAGTTCACCGGTACCTACGccccgagcgacggcgactgcGAAGGTCTCCCGCTCGACCACGTCGCGTTTCGCACGTTCGCACTGCCGAACAtgggcatcgacgccgtcgccgggctcTTCACGTCCCTCGGGTACGTCGAGGCGAGCGATCCGGGaaagctcggcgacgggccgaTGCGATTTCCCGAGAAGAAGGTTAGCGCCAGGTGGTTCCGGCcccccgacgcgacgccgccgctgcccagAATTTTCATCTCCGAGCTGGACGTCTCCGACCtgtccaacgccgcgagggcgacgatcgAGGCGTACGTCGGCGgcacgggcgacggcgagcacggcATGCTCTTCAGCACGcagtccgcgtccgcggcgcttcCGTACGACACcaggcgaggcgcgcggaagaaggagaagaagaagagcaaGGTTCGGTACCCCGGCGCCTTTGCCGATCCGGACTTTCACAAGGACACGTTCGAGTGCGTCCTGGACCTCATCGAGGACGTCTACGCCACGGCGGGAGACCACGCGGCGGGAGTGGCGTCGCACATGTGCTGCGACGGCTGGGACACCCCGTGGGACGTGCGGGGCATCGCCAAAGCCGACTTTGACCTCTTGACGAACGAATCCGAATACGCCGCGTGGACGCTCGTGAacg GGTACGCCGTGAAccacgtcgccatcgccgcgcacaggCTCCCGCTCGAGTCCGGCATCGGCGACCTCCGTTCCCTCAACGCGTTCCTCCAgggcgacgtccccgccgccagGCTCGTCCCAGTCACtccgcccggtgactcaccgggccccggtgactcaccggcggtgagcgactcggaggatgacgcggagaaggccgTGATCCGCCGGGAAatcggcggctacggcgagATACCCGAGGAGCGGTGCTTCAGCGAACGATGGGAAAagttcggcgaggacgggctCTACAGGTTCATCGTCGACCCGGTGGCCTGCCCGACGAGTGGCGGCCCGCCCAACGAGTGGAACGacttcgaggacgaggacgatcaAACGGTGGATCAAACCGAGCCCGGCTCCGGGGTGGACGCCTTCACCCGCGTatcccccgacggcggcttgCTCCAGTCGTCAATCTCCGCCGACGTGCGTTTGGTGAAACTgttcgacgagcgcgtgggtTCGCTCGTGGAGTGCGCCGTGCCCGGGGGGTACCTCGAGATTGTCCAGAGGCGTCCACTCGATCCGAACGCGATTTCGGCCAACGTCCCGGCGCAGAGCCTCGGGGACTCGGCGCTTCGAGACGGGTTCCACGAGGGCAACGCGAACGGAATCTTCGAGTCGACGTTTCGCGCAAACACGCACCCGCGGGCCAAAGGGGCTGCCGACGCGGGTaaaggaggaggtggcgaggTTGGTAAAGGGGCTAAGAGCTCCGCGGTGTCGTGGTCCCTGCGCAGGGTGAGGAGCGCGGAAAAAGAGAGGGACACGTtcttcgtcgacgcggattgcgacccgagcgacgaggagtgCCACTACGCGTTCTGA